The Indicator indicator isolate 239-I01 chromosome 38, UM_Iind_1.1, whole genome shotgun sequence genome window below encodes:
- the ANK1 gene encoding ankyrin-1, whose amino-acid sequence MAQAAKQLKKIKDIEAQALQEQKEKEESNRKRRNRSRDRKKKADAATSFLRAARSGNLDKALDHLRNGVDINTCNQNGLNALHLASKEGHVKMVVELLHKEIVLETTTKKGNTALHIAALAGQQDVVRELVNYGANVNAQSQKGFTPLYMAAQENHLEVVKFLLENGANQNVATEDGFTPLAVALQQGHENVVAHLINYGTKGKVRLPALHIAARNDDTRTAAVLLQNDPNADVLSKTGFTPLHIAAHYENLSVAQLLLNRGASVNFTPQNGITPLHIASRRGNIIMVRLLLDRGAQIETRTKDELTPLHCAARNGHVRIAEILLDHGAPIQAKTKNGLSPIHMAAQGDHLDCVRLLLQYSADIDDITLDHLTPLHVAAHCGHHRVAKLLLEKGAKPNSRALNGFTPLHIACKKNHIRVMELLLKTGASIDAVTESGLTPLHVAAFMGHLPIVKTLLQRGASPNVSNVKVETPLHMAARAGHTDVAKYLLQNKAKANAKAKDDQTPLHCAARIGHTGMVKLLLENNANPNLATTAGHTPLHITAREGHVDTALALLEKGASQTCMTKKGFTPLHVAAKYGKVDVAELLLERDAQPNAAGKNGLTPLHVAVHHNNLEIVKLLLPKGSSPHSSAWNGYTPLHIAAKQNQMEVASSLLQYGASANAESVQGVTPLHLASQEGHADMVALLFSKQATGDLGNKSGLTPLHLVAQEGHVLVADVLVKHGVTVDATTRMGYTPLHVASHYGNIKLVKFLLQHQADVNAKTKLGYTPLHQAAQQGHTDVVTLLLKHGASPNEISTNGTTPLAIARRLGYISVTDVLKIVTEETDIPAVGDKHRMSFPETVDEILDVSEDEGTAHVTVMEEELIAPKPRTPDPRDQEGRREMVEFVTTTLEPTVESPAVLHIPCIPPETVVTRAEETEQPSKEFDEDSLIPSSPATETSDNISPVASPVHTGFLVSFMVDARGGSMRGSRHHGLRVVIPPRACAAPTRITCRLVKPQKLPAPPTLAEEEGLASRIIALGPAGAQFLSPVIVEIPHFASSGRGDRELVVLRSENGSVWKEHRNRHDDSYMDQLLSGMDEELESLEELDKKRVCRIITTDFPLYFVVMSRICQDCDMIGPEGGCLKSTLVPMVQATFPDNAVTKKVRLALQAQPVPDELVTKLLGNQATFSPIVTVEPRRRKFHRPIGLRIPLPPSWKDNPRDSGEGDTTSLRLLCSVIGGTAQAQWEDITGTTKLVYENECANFTTNVSARFWLADCPRTAEAVHFATLLYKELTAVPYMAKFVVFAKMNDAREGRLRCYCMTDDKVDKTLEQHENFTEVARSRDIEVMEGMPLHVELSGNLVPVKKATQPRTFLFQSFRENRLAIPIKVRDSSKEASGSLSFLRKAMKYEDLQHVLCHLNISIPPCSKGSGSEEKRRTLTPLSLRERYSILSETSFGSLGSTDKADQKMVDIAEQLGLSWAELARELQFGVEDINRIRVENPNSLLEQSIALLNLWVSREGKGVKMESLYAALRNIDRSEIVSTLEGSGRQSRSLKGSWRYTDRDYSLSPSQMNGYASLPDELLSPASLHYTLPSPLRADQYWNEVAIMDAIPMAATEQDALMEMSDMQVWSSGLTPSLVTAEDSSLECSKAEDSDATSEGRFPGQLLADAHGPDHMGSMDLVEDDTVDSDAMNGLIDLLEQEEGQRPEGKMPADDHQPGTGEQDPESEVSFVSVQQKVQARITASPTISHVMEKSTDRLRDWNAEGSFVSCLQDLTAGSWQEGVTRRLLQTHTTASGPQGQEQEQVLVPAVELMRVSSAEDSNWQQEADSHFFGQGNEVFHLPGEQVTEEQFTDDQGNIITKKVIRKVVHQLGPGDMDHRQEQEELILAGSLQEPQDLAAEDDHFINYSILQRDGLGAKEEVGVRVPKPEVSGGRMGAQIVKRASLKRGKQ is encoded by the exons gCTGATGCTGCAACCAGTTTCCTGAGAGCTGCAAGATCTGGGAATCTGGACAAAGCCTTGGATCACCTCAGGAATGGGGTAGATATTAACACCTGTAACCAG AATGGGCTGAATGCCTTGCACCTGGCTTCCAAGGAGGGCCACGTGAAAatggtggtggagctgctgcacaAGGAGATCGTTTTGGAGACAACGACCAAG AAGGgaaacacagccctgcacatcgCTGCCCTGGCTGGCCAGCAGGACGTGGTCCGGGAGCTGGTGAACTATGGGGCCAACGTCAATGCACAGTCACAG AAAGGCTTCACACCCCTCTACATGGCAGCACAGGAAAACCACCTGGAAGTCGTCAAGTTCTTGCTGGAAAACGGAGCCAACCAGAACGTAGCCACCGAG GACGGCTTCACGCCGCTGGCcgtggctctgcagcagggccacGAGAACGTGGTGGCACACCTCATCAACTACGGCACGAAGGGCAAGGTGCGGCTGCCTGCGCTGCACATCGCCGCCCGCAACGACGACACTCGCACGGCCGCCGTGCTGCTGCAGAACGACCCCAACGCCGACGTCCTCTCCAAG aCGGGGTTCACTCCCTTGCACATCGCAGCTCACTACGAGAATCTCAGCGTGGCGCAGCTGCTGCTCAACCGCGGAGCCAGCGTCAACTTCACTCCCCAG AATGGGATCACTCCCCTGCACATAGCCTCCCGCCGGGGCAACATCATCATGGTGCGGCTGCTGCTGGACCGCGGGGCCCAGATTGAGACAAGGACCAAG GATGAGCTGACTCCTCTGCACTGTGCAGCTCGCAATGGACACGTGCGAATTGCAGAGATCCTACTGGACCATGGGGCTCCCATTCAAGCCAAAACCAAG aATGGGCTGTCGCCCATCCACATGGCAGCGCAGGGAGACCACCTGGACTGCGtgcggctgctgctgcagtacagCGCAGACATCGACGACATTACCCTGGACCACCTCACGCCCCTGCATGTGGCTGCACACTGCGGCCACCACCGCgtggccaagctgctgctggagaagggagcCAAGCCCAACTCCCGGGCCCTG AACGGCTTCACGCCCCTGCACATTGCCTGCAAGAAGAACCACATCCGGGtgatggagctgctgctcaAGACAGGAGCCTCCATTGATGCTGTCACAGAG TCTGGCCTGACTCCCTTGCATGTAGCTGCCTTCATGGGGCACCTGCCCATCGTCAAGACCCTGCTGCAGCGTGGAGCCTCTCCTAATGTGTCCAATGTG AAAGTAGAGACACCCCTACACatggcagccagggctgggcacacaGATGTGGCAAAGTACCTGCTGCAGAACAAAGCCAAAGCCAACGCCAAGGCCAAG GATGATCAGACTCCTCTGCACTGTGCTGCACGCATTGGCCACACGGGCATGGTCAAGCTCCTGCTGGAGAACAATGCCAACCCCAACCTGGCCACCACTGCAGGGCACACACCCCTGCACATCACCGCCAGAGAGGGGCATGTGGAcacagccctggccctgctggagaagggagcCTCACAGACCTGCATGACCAAG AAAGGATTTACCCCTCTCCACGTTGCAGCCAAGTATGGGAAGGTGgatgtggcagagctgctgctggaacgTGATGCCCAACCCaatgcagcagggaag aaCGGGCTGACCCCGCTGCATGTGGCTGTGCACCACAACAACCTGGAGATCgtcaagctgctgcttcccaagggcagctccccacacagctcagcctgg aaTGGGTACACCCCCCTGCACATCGCTGCCAAGCAAAACCAGATGGAGGtggccagcagcctgctgcagtatGGAGCTTCTGCAAACGCTGAGTCCGTGCAGGGAGTCACCCCCCTGCACCTGGCATCCCAGGAGGGCCATGCAGACATGGTGGCACTGCTGTTCTCCAAACAAGCCACCGGCGACCTAGGCAACAAG AGTGGCCTCACTCCTCTCCACCTCGTGGCCCAAGAGGGACATGTGCTGGTGGCTGATGTTCTGGTGAAGCATGGAGTCACAGTGGATGCAACGACCAGG ATGGGCTACACCCCACTGCATGTGGCCAGCCACTACGGGAACATCAAGCTGGTGAAGTTTTtgctgcagcaccaggctgATGTCAATGCCAAGACTAAG CTGGGTTACACCCCCCTGcaccaggcagcacagcagggccacACGGACGTGGTGACGCTGCTGCTGAAGCACGGAGCCTCTCCCAACGAGATCAGCACC AATGGCACCACTCCCCTGGCCATCGCGAGGCGACTGGGCTACATTTCTGTCACAGACGTGCTCAAGATCGTCACCGAGGAAACGGACATCCCG GCAGTCGGTGACAAGCACCGCATGAGCTTCCCGGAGACTGTGGACGAGATTCTGGACGTGTCAGAGGATGAAG GCACTGCTCATGTCACAGTAATGG AGGAGGAGCTGATTGCACCTAAGCCCAGGACACCTGATCCCAGGGaccaggagggcaggagggagatggtggagtttgTGACCACAACACTGGAGCCAAC gGTGGagtctccagctgtgctgcacatcCCCTGCATCCCACCTGAGACTGTGgtgaccagagcagaggagactgAGCAG CCTTCCAAGGAGTTCGACGAGGACtcgctgatccccagcagccctgccaccGAGACCTCCGACAACATCAGCCCCGTGGCCAGCCCTGTGCACACAGG GTTCCTGGTGAGCTTCATGGTGGACGCCCGCGGAGGCTCCATGCGCGGCAGCCGGCACCACGGGCTGCGTGTGGTCATCCCGCCCCGTGCCTGCGCCGCCCCCACCCGCATCACCTGCCGCCTGGTGAAGCCCCAGAAGTTGCCTGCGCCCCCGACGCTGGCTGAGGAGGAGGGGCTGGCCAGCAGGATCATCGCCCTGGGGCCTGCCGGTGCCCAGTTCCTCAG CCCTGTCATCGTGGAGATCCCACACTTTGCCTCCTCCGGGCGCGGGGACCgggagctggtggtgctgcGCAGCGAGAATGGCTCTGTCTGGAAGGAGCACCGCAACCGCCACGACGACAGCTACATGGACCAGCTGCTCAGCGGCATGGACGAGG agctggagagcctggaggagctggacaAGAAGCGAGTCTGCCGCATCATCACCACCGACTTCCCTCTCTACTTCGTGGTCATGTCCCGGATTTGCCAGGACTGTGACATGATCGGCCCCGAGGGAGGCTGTCTGAAAAGCACACTGGTGCCCATGGTGCAGGCCACCTTCCCGGACAACGCTGTCACCAAGAAAGTGAGGCTGGCCCTGCAG gcacagcccgTGCCCGACGAGCTGGTGACCAAGCTGCTGGGGAACCAGGCCACCTTCAGCCCCATTGTCACAGTGGAGCCGCGCCGGAGGAAGTTCCACCGCCCCATCGGCCTCCGCATCCCTCTGCCGCCCTCCTGGAAGGACAACCCCCGGGACAGTGGCGAGGGGGACACCACCAGCCTGCGCCTACTCTGCAGTGTCATCG gagggacagCACAAGCCCAGTGGGAAGACATAACAGGGACCACAAAGCTAGTCTATGAAAATGAGTGTGCAAACTTCACCACCAACGTGTCTGCCAG GTTCTGGCTGGCCGACTGCCCGCGCACGGCCGAGGCGGTGCACTTCGCCACACTGCTGTACAAGGAGCTGACAGCCGTGCCCTACATGGCCAAGTTCGTGGTGTTTGCCAAGATGAACGATGCCCGGGAGGGTCGCCTGCGATGCTACTGCATGACTGATGACAAGGTTGACAAGACTCTAGAGCAGCACGAGAACTTCACCGAGGTGGCCCGCAGCAGGGACATTGAG gtgATGGAAGGGATGCCTTTGCACGTTGAGCTCTCAGGGAACCTGGTGCCTGTGAAGAAGGCCACTCAGCCCCGCACCTTCCTCTTCCAGTCCTTCCGGGAGAACCGCCTGGCCATCCCCATCAAG GTTCGGGACAGCAGCAAGGAGGCCAGTGGCTCTCTGTCGTTCTTGCGCAAGGCCATGAAATATGAGGACCTCCAGCATGTGCTCTGCCACCTCAACATCAGCATACCACCATGCAGCAAG GGAAGTGGCAgcgaggagaagaggaggacgCTGACACCGCTGTCACTGCGGGAGCGATACAGCATCCTGAGCGAGACCAGCTTCG gctctctggGAAGCACAGACAAGGCAGATCAGAAGATGGTTGACATAGCAGAACAGCTGGGCCTCAGCTGGGCTG AGCTGGCACGTGAGCTGCAGTTTGGGGTGGAGGACATCAACAGGATACGTGTGGAGAACCCCAactccctgctggagcagagcataGCCTTACTCAACCTCTGGGTCAGCCGTGAGGGCAAGGGTGTCAAGA TGGAGAGCCTGTACGCAGCGCTGAGGAACATCGACCGCAGCGAGATCGTTAGCACGCTGGAGGGCTCCGGCCGGCAGAGCCGCAGCCTGAAGGGGAGCTGGCGCTACACCGACAGGGACTACTCCCTCTCGCCGTCTCAGATGAATG GTTACGCTTCGCTGCCGGACGAgctgctgtcccctgcctccctgCATTACACGCTGCCATCCCCGCTGCGTGCCGACCAGTACTGGAATGAGGTGGCCATCATGGATGCTATCCCTATGGCTGCCACCGAGCAGGACGCCCTGATGGAGATGTCTGACATGCAGGTGTGGTCCTCGGGGCTCACACCCTCGCTGGTGACTGCTGAAGACTCCTCTCTGGAGTGCAGCAAGGCCGAGGACTCGGACGCCACGAGCGAAGGTCGtttcccagggcagctgctggcagatgcGCATGGCCCTGACCACATGGGCTCTATGGACCTGGTTGAGGATGACACAGTGGACTCAGATGCCATGAATGGCCTGATTGACCTTCtagagcaggaggaggggcagAGGCCAGAGGGGAAGATGCCAGCTGATGATCACCAGCCAGGGACTGGGGAGCAGGACCCGGAGAGTGAAGTCTCTTTTGTTTCAGTTCAGCAGAAGGTGCAAGCCAGGATCACAGCATCCCCCACCATTAGCCACGTCATGGAGAAGAGCACAGACAG GCTGAGGGACTGGAATGCAGAAGGCTCCTTTGTCTCCTGCCTACAGGACCTGACAGCGGGTTCCTGGCAGGAGGGAGTCACTCGAAGGCTACTCCAGACGCACACCACAGCCTCCGGGCCACAGGGCCAGGAGCAAGAGCAGGTCCTGGTGCCAGCCGTGGAGCTGATGCGggtcagctctgcagaggacagcaactggcagcaggaggcagacaGCCACTTCTTTGGGCAG